One Ignavibacteria bacterium genomic window carries:
- a CDS encoding TPM domain-containing protein, whose translation MIKNILISLFILFIANSAFSQGSQSVPITQFKQYVEDQTGTLTQQQLSELRKKLEAFDKQTSTQIVVYVISSLDGESLEDTSMQLAEKNKIGKKDKNNGVLMLVVKDDRKIRIEVGYGLEGALTDAISSQIIRKDITPYFKLGQYYEGINSGVDAIIAVTKGEYTADKKSSKDDDGSPLALCGIPIFIIIVFIIIFFLIIGSIIRRIFGFGRSAVFGNRNKSNWYWGGGGFGGGSSGGFGGGGFSGGGGSFGGGGASGSW comes from the coding sequence TTGATAAAAAACATTCTCATATCACTATTTATTCTTTTTATTGCCAATTCTGCTTTTTCACAAGGAAGCCAAAGCGTTCCAATCACACAATTCAAACAGTATGTTGAGGACCAAACGGGGACTCTGACTCAACAGCAGCTCAGTGAGCTTCGTAAGAAGCTCGAAGCATTTGATAAGCAGACGTCAACACAGATTGTTGTTTACGTGATTTCATCTCTCGATGGAGAAAGCCTGGAAGATACTTCAATGCAGCTTGCGGAAAAAAATAAAATCGGCAAGAAAGACAAAAACAACGGCGTGTTGATGCTTGTAGTTAAAGACGATAGAAAAATAAGAATAGAAGTCGGTTATGGTCTTGAAGGTGCGTTGACGGATGCAATATCATCTCAGATTATCCGTAAAGATATTACTCCGTATTTTAAGCTCGGACAATATTATGAGGGCATTAACAGCGGAGTTGATGCAATCATAGCTGTTACAAAAGGAGAATACACTGCTGATAAAAAAAGCAGTAAAGACGATGATGGCAGTCCGCTTGCACTGTGCGGTATACCGATTTTTATCATTATAGTTTTTATAATAATTTTCTTTTTAATAATCGGTTCAATTATAAGAAGAATATTTGGGTTCGGCAGAAGCGCAGTATTCGGAAACAGAAACAAAAGCAACTGGTATTGGGGTGGCGGCGGATTTGGAGGAGGAAGCAGCGGTGGTTTTGGTGGTGGTGGATTTTCTGGAGGAGGCGGTTCGTTCGGCGGGGGCGGCGCTTCAGGAAGCTGGTAA
- a CDS encoding biopolymer transporter ExbD: MAGGGFDAPEPSGGRGKKKYHKGKKLGVRIDMTPMVDVIMLLLTFFMLTTTLAAPQVMQINLPKGEKSDIVKIDAGNVLFIRVSSQGNIYVSQGTSAGSETAPQRTEFNNLRTTLESYYAGNPNLVMLLKFDRKMKYSLMVDILDEINRAKIQRKYSFLPMEEADLVIVNAAGG, translated from the coding sequence ATGGCTGGTGGCGGTTTTGATGCTCCGGAACCTTCGGGGGGACGGGGAAAGAAAAAATATCACAAAGGCAAAAAGCTCGGCGTTAGAATAGACATGACTCCGATGGTTGACGTAATTATGCTTCTGCTTACTTTCTTTATGTTGACCACAACGCTTGCAGCACCTCAGGTTATGCAGATTAATTTGCCAAAAGGTGAAAAGAGTGACATAGTAAAAATTGATGCAGGTAATGTTTTGTTTATCAGAGTTTCAAGTCAGGGAAACATTTATGTATCTCAGGGTACTTCTGCGGGCAGTGAAACAGCACCTCAAAGAACAGAATTTAACAACTTAAGAACAACTCTTGAATCTTATTATGCAGGGAATCCTAATCTTGTGATGCTCCTGAAATTCGACAGAAAAATGAAATACTCATTGATGGTTGATATTCTTGATGAAATTAACAGGGCAAAGATTCAGAGAAAATACAGCTTCCTGCCTATGGAAGAAGCAGACTTGGTGATTGTAAATGCTGCAGGCGGTTAA
- a CDS encoding putative LPS assembly protein LptD, protein MRYFKLIYYIFFLIFFNNISYSQTDTLTTDTLSTIADSVNTSLDSLKASSDIDAIINYSASDSAVFDLKNNKLYLYDNAEVTYKDLKINSGIIIIDRETQVMEAIGLPDTVTQGEFTQLPLMFEGETKYEGSIIKYNFKTQQGTASMGYTEADMGYYYGEKIKKVNDEVFFIKNGVYTTSTNREDPEYYFTSPKMKVIPDDKIIAQSVFLYIEGVPVFWIPFAVFPDRGGRSSGIIPPTWGDDATYGQYISKFGYFWAINDYMDINGLLSYFTKGRIDVSSRFRYALKYNFYGSVDAGYSRIRQGEDNDPDRLSSDQWLLGFIHDQTIDPSTRVSANMTFVSGRQYYDNSTNNLNELLQQNIVSNFTLSKFWEGTPFSLTVNYNRDQNLITNNVRELLPSVSFTNTETFPFRKNLNSLSGGDFYEFFSYSYNASFINRRLKLNIPLTPDIDSTVRDNRLGAQQIVNLNYAPPSSYFNFRPFFNYTELWYNKSITKSFNPADSVLTTNTIEGFKRAGFFRTGVSVNTNFIGIFTPKIFNVTGIRHTITPSLTYSYRPDFSNPSYGYYGTYINAQGQTVKYSFFESEIFGGAPFGEEQAISLSLYNLFEMKTRVNDTTENRFKLIDITASVGYNFAADSLKFSEIRTDFRTEIGSILNIAGGASFNLYKFDPNSQQRVNTFLFNTDGNWFDVTSFNINLATSYNFDFTSRKKTSNDSLVQSDSDVDYYMPFSGTLNYNYSENKFNPLFPFRSSNLSGGLQFNLTKNWRFTVAASYDFLNRQIGAPYITAYRDLNSWEANFNWYPTGFYKGFRFEIRIKAPELHDIKITKQTSTRGVFGDF, encoded by the coding sequence TTGAGATATTTCAAACTTATATATTATATCTTTTTTCTTATTTTCTTCAATAATATATCCTATTCCCAAACTGACACTCTCACAACAGATACTTTAAGTACTATTGCTGATTCTGTTAATACTTCACTCGATTCTCTCAAAGCATCTTCTGACATTGATGCAATAATAAATTACTCCGCATCTGATTCCGCCGTATTCGATTTAAAAAACAACAAGCTTTATTTATACGATAATGCCGAAGTTACTTATAAAGATTTAAAAATTAATTCAGGTATTATCATAATCGATAGGGAAACGCAGGTGATGGAAGCAATCGGTTTGCCTGATACGGTTACGCAGGGAGAATTTACTCAATTACCGTTGATGTTCGAGGGCGAAACAAAATATGAAGGCTCGATAATTAAGTATAATTTCAAAACCCAGCAGGGAACTGCGTCTATGGGATATACCGAAGCAGACATGGGATATTATTACGGAGAGAAAATAAAAAAAGTTAATGATGAAGTTTTCTTTATAAAAAACGGTGTTTATACTACCTCAACAAATCGTGAAGACCCGGAATATTATTTTACTTCACCCAAGATGAAAGTAATTCCCGATGATAAAATTATTGCGCAGTCGGTTTTTCTTTATATAGAAGGTGTGCCTGTTTTCTGGATTCCATTTGCAGTCTTCCCCGACAGGGGAGGCAGAAGCTCGGGTATCATTCCGCCAACTTGGGGGGATGATGCAACTTACGGACAGTATATTTCAAAGTTTGGATATTTCTGGGCAATAAATGATTATATGGATATAAACGGGCTGCTGTCATATTTTACGAAAGGAAGAATAGATGTATCATCAAGATTCCGGTATGCTCTGAAATATAATTTTTACGGTAGTGTGGATGCGGGGTATTCAAGAATTCGTCAGGGCGAAGATAATGATCCTGACCGTCTTTCATCTGACCAGTGGCTGCTGGGTTTTATTCACGATCAAACAATTGATCCTTCAACGAGAGTTTCTGCAAACATGACTTTCGTAAGCGGAAGACAATATTATGATAACTCAACTAATAATTTAAACGAACTGCTCCAGCAGAATATAGTTTCAAACTTCACGTTGTCTAAATTTTGGGAAGGAACTCCGTTTTCATTAACGGTTAATTATAACCGCGATCAGAATCTTATCACAAATAATGTGCGGGAGCTTCTTCCTTCGGTTAGTTTTACTAATACAGAAACATTTCCATTCAGAAAAAACCTTAACTCACTATCAGGCGGAGATTTTTATGAGTTCTTTTCCTATTCATATAATGCTTCATTTATAAATCGCAGGTTAAAGCTGAATATTCCGCTTACACCTGACATTGATAGTACCGTGAGAGACAATCGACTTGGTGCACAGCAAATCGTTAACCTGAACTATGCTCCACCTTCAAGCTATTTTAATTTCCGTCCGTTTTTTAATTATACGGAGCTTTGGTATAACAAGTCCATCACAAAATCATTTAATCCTGCTGATAGCGTGCTTACAACAAATACAATTGAAGGTTTTAAGCGCGCAGGATTTTTCAGAACCGGGGTTTCAGTTAATACAAATTTCATCGGAATATTCACTCCCAAAATTTTTAATGTAACCGGAATCCGTCATACAATTACTCCGTCACTGACATACAGCTACAGACCTGATTTTTCAAATCCTTCTTATGGATATTACGGAACATATATAAATGCGCAGGGGCAAACCGTTAAGTACTCATTTTTTGAAAGCGAAATTTTTGGAGGAGCACCGTTCGGAGAAGAGCAGGCAATTAGTTTATCGCTGTATAATTTATTTGAAATGAAAACCAGAGTTAATGATACAACCGAAAATAGGTTTAAGCTTATTGATATTACCGCATCGGTTGGATATAATTTTGCTGCTGATTCATTAAAGTTTTCTGAAATCCGCACGGACTTCAGAACGGAAATCGGAAGCATATTAAATATAGCGGGGGGAGCTTCATTTAACTTATACAAGTTTGACCCTAATTCTCAGCAACGGGTAAACACGTTTCTTTTTAATACTGACGGAAATTGGTTTGATGTGACAAGCTTTAATATAAACCTTGCAACCTCATATAACTTTGATTTTACAAGCAGAAAAAAAACAAGCAATGATTCTCTTGTGCAATCTGATTCCGATGTTGATTATTATATGCCTTTTTCAGGGACATTAAATTATAATTATTCTGAAAATAAATTTAATCCGCTCTTCCCTTTCAGAAGTTCAAACCTCAGCGGTGGTTTGCAGTTTAACTTAACAAAAAACTGGCGTTTTACCGTTGCTGCAAGCTATGATTTTTTAAACAGACAGATAGGCGCGCCTTATATTACAGCATACCGCGATTTGAATTCCTGGGAAGCAAACTTTAATTGGTACCCGACAGGATTTTATAAGGGTTTTCGTTTCGAGATAAGAATAAAAGCTCCTGAGCTTCATGACATTAAAATTACCAAGCAAACGAGCACACGAGGAGTGTTCGGGGATTTTTAA
- a CDS encoding iron ABC transporter permease — MNKIFLLFLLFIALIVSIVFSISIGSVSIPFSEILSVFSSGDETYKKVILDIRLPRVLNAISIGAALSCSGIILQSLLKNNLAEPGLLGISAGAGLGAIIVFMLPFTWTYFLLTPVSFIFALLATMLIFLISKGFSFKYTNFIYSNKIILAGIAINALLSSINGFLMILSGESLSQIIFWLNGGLSGRGWNEFYYTIGFIVIGLISAILLSKDLNILSLGNEISLSLGLNLKFVQKICIIVASVLAASAVSIAGIISFVGLIVPNIAKLLIGEDYRYSVPCSILLGAIFLVVSDTLARTLISPTEIPVGIITSFIGAPVFIWLILRREKTQN; from the coding sequence TTGAACAAAATTTTTCTTTTATTTCTACTCTTTATTGCACTGATTGTATCCATAGTTTTTTCAATTTCAATCGGTAGCGTAAGCATTCCATTTTCGGAAATTTTATCTGTGTTCTCATCCGGTGATGAAACCTATAAAAAAGTTATTCTTGATATTCGTTTGCCGAGAGTTCTGAATGCAATCAGCATCGGAGCAGCGCTTTCTTGCTCGGGAATAATTTTGCAGTCATTATTAAAAAACAATCTTGCCGAACCCGGCTTGCTTGGAATTTCTGCCGGTGCCGGACTCGGCGCAATAATTGTTTTTATGCTTCCGTTCACATGGACCTATTTTTTGCTTACACCCGTATCATTTATTTTTGCTCTTCTCGCAACCATGCTTATCTTTTTAATTTCAAAAGGGTTTAGTTTTAAATATACTAATTTCATATATTCTAATAAAATCATCTTGGCAGGAATTGCAATAAATGCTTTGCTTTCATCCATCAACGGATTCCTCATGATTTTATCAGGTGAAAGTTTATCGCAAATAATTTTTTGGCTTAATGGCGGACTTTCGGGAAGAGGTTGGAATGAATTTTATTATACAATTGGTTTTATAGTTATTGGACTGATTTCAGCGATATTATTATCGAAGGATTTAAACATTCTCTCGCTTGGTAATGAAATTTCTTTATCTCTCGGACTTAATCTAAAATTTGTTCAAAAAATTTGCATAATTGTTGCATCGGTTCTTGCTGCATCTGCTGTTTCAATTGCAGGAATTATTTCTTTTGTGGGACTTATAGTTCCTAACATTGCAAAGTTATTAATCGGTGAAGATTACAGGTATTCAGTGCCATGTTCGATTTTGCTTGGCGCAATTTTTTTAGTTGTTTCGGACACACTCGCACGAACTTTGATTTCACCAACCGAAATTCCTGTCGGCATAATAACGTCATTCATCGGAGCTCCGGTTTTTATCTGGCTGATTTTGAGAAGAGAAAAAACACAGAATTAG
- a CDS encoding glycosyltransferase family 39 protein, with protein sequence MKEPKIYSGVWLSPHFWLNGLFMFFIKDIMIAAGLVSVIFSAISLYYFYKVVELSFNKQTAIISSVIFCVFPFQAWLSMSGLPESTYFCFIIAGIYYFIKWYHDNLSRNLVLSAVMFAFSNGFRYEGWLFSFTLIILTLLVSFFPKRKSIYEEFPSEEITAHKFNYKIIAKNFIISCISLTTIIWWLLQNYFDNGDALFFMRETAKIYEQFNNAGFLQKLVQYPTFIFYIAPLTTIFSFKVIYENIKSRGLSAEKLFVIFNLIQLLLLMAQGLIGTGGTNMISRYIVINAILFIPLAVKQSLEFRKLFTSLVLASFVVVNVIWCFYFPQPYREDTFEVGYLLKGLIQSKSISENEKVFFEEDPGYLDIWAIKSLSNDPDKIVQGIFPLAKQQEKGKKKKNKLTDEELNILEIKNYLEKNNINTAIVRSDGYTDKLKKLSLRNEQIGDYQIFYLKEQTSNLNDSSVSSFASKINSPKDNPNLINFGQIIGLLNFAIDNTNFGLNPQTVTLEWTAADKGMLDSIDFEEFEFDRYKSLIKIVNPDNDSSVYTISSRIFSERNIENIIENNYIKNIIVLKPFALLMYSRKYGKSPFDGGIYNLELSVLDSKTNNELLLYRGSETYKRERTIMKDTIITTTQNLELKADTNKSKQKFAVTEIDSVNYSMPLASIIAMFPDSDYNKIAAKKSEFVRITLTHSLQYIFSQRYQADHVLNWVFTYF encoded by the coding sequence ATGAAGGAGCCAAAAATTTATTCAGGTGTATGGCTCTCTCCTCACTTTTGGTTAAATGGTTTATTCATGTTTTTCATTAAGGATATTATGATTGCCGCCGGACTTGTAAGCGTCATTTTCTCTGCAATATCACTTTATTATTTTTACAAAGTTGTTGAGCTGTCGTTTAATAAACAAACCGCAATAATTTCTTCGGTTATTTTTTGTGTCTTTCCTTTTCAGGCATGGCTCAGCATGTCGGGACTTCCCGAATCAACATACTTTTGTTTTATTATTGCAGGGATTTATTATTTTATAAAATGGTATCACGATAATTTATCCCGCAATCTCGTATTAAGTGCTGTGATGTTTGCATTTAGCAACGGATTCCGCTATGAGGGCTGGCTTTTCAGCTTTACACTTATAATTTTAACTTTGCTTGTATCGTTTTTTCCAAAACGCAAAAGTATCTATGAGGAATTTCCTTCCGAAGAAATAACAGCACACAAGTTTAATTATAAAATTATTGCAAAGAATTTTATAATATCCTGCATTTCACTTACTACCATAATATGGTGGCTGTTGCAAAATTATTTTGATAACGGTGATGCACTTTTTTTTATGCGTGAAACTGCAAAAATATATGAGCAGTTTAATAACGCAGGGTTTTTGCAAAAACTTGTTCAATATCCAACCTTTATATTTTATATAGCCCCGCTTACTACGATTTTTTCATTTAAAGTCATATATGAAAACATAAAAAGCAGGGGGCTTTCCGCTGAAAAACTTTTTGTGATTTTCAACTTGATACAATTGCTTTTGTTAATGGCTCAGGGACTTATTGGCACCGGCGGGACTAACATGATTTCACGCTATATCGTAATAAACGCAATTCTGTTTATACCGCTTGCAGTAAAGCAGTCACTTGAATTCCGGAAACTGTTCACATCACTTGTGCTCGCATCATTTGTTGTTGTGAACGTAATCTGGTGTTTCTATTTTCCGCAGCCATACCGCGAGGATACTTTTGAAGTCGGATATCTTTTGAAAGGTTTAATACAAAGCAAATCCATATCTGAAAACGAGAAAGTTTTTTTTGAAGAAGACCCCGGTTATCTTGATATCTGGGCTATAAAATCTTTATCAAATGACCCCGATAAAATTGTGCAGGGCATTTTTCCGCTTGCCAAGCAGCAGGAAAAAGGAAAAAAGAAAAAAAATAAACTCACTGACGAGGAACTGAATATTCTTGAAATAAAAAATTATCTTGAAAAAAATAATATCAACACCGCGATTGTCAGGAGTGACGGATACACCGATAAACTAAAAAAGCTGAGTTTGCGCAATGAACAAATCGGCGATTACCAGATTTTTTATTTAAAAGAGCAGACTTCGAACCTTAATGATTCATCCGTATCATCTTTTGCAAGCAAAATAAATTCTCCAAAGGATAATCCAAACCTCATTAACTTCGGACAGATAATCGGTTTATTAAATTTTGCAATTGACAATACTAATTTCGGGCTTAACCCTCAAACAGTTACATTGGAATGGACTGCAGCAGATAAGGGAATGCTTGACAGTATAGATTTTGAAGAATTTGAATTTGACAGATATAAATCTTTAATAAAAATAGTTAATCCCGACAATGACTCATCCGTCTATACAATTTCAAGCAGAATATTTTCAGAAAGAAATATCGAAAACATTATTGAGAATAATTACATAAAAAATATTATTGTTCTGAAACCTTTTGCCTTGTTGATGTATTCGCGTAAATACGGAAAGTCTCCTTTCGATGGAGGGATTTATAATCTTGAGCTGAGTGTTCTGGACTCAAAAACGAATAATGAATTACTTCTTTATCGCGGAAGTGAGACATACAAAAGAGAGAGAACTATTATGAAAGATACTATTATAACAACTACTCAAAATTTAGAACTGAAGGCAGATACAAATAAATCAAAACAAAAATTTGCGGTTACAGAGATTGATTCGGTAAATTATTCAATGCCGCTTGCAAGCATTATTGCAATGTTTCCTGATTCCGATTACAATAAAATAGCAGCAAAAAAATCAGAGTTTGTTAGGATTACTTTAACACACAGTCTGCAATATATTTTCTCTCAACGCTATCAGGCAGACCATGTCCTGAATTGGGTATTTACTTATTTTTAA
- the dapF gene encoding diaminopimelate epimerase has translation MVNKDDIQLYSGAGNDFLILNNLDNKYSDYLKIVLELMSQTEYSKFDGVIFIEKSSIADFKMNYYNRDGTTNSLCGNGLRCTGQYVKDNSFTNKNELTVESVGNIYKLAFLDNGLVSTYFPSPKVINPEINLKINLDKWHQDLKCSYVDCGSPHIVIFVEDLNINNKKITSLDEIDVINFGRYLRYHKDLMPEGANVNFVKIISVEDGLVESRVYERGVEDETLASGTGSISVGITCFITKGINPPINIKTRLGETLIVDFEFIEDKISKIILTGKAQRIKNK, from the coding sequence ATGGTAAATAAAGACGATATTCAGCTTTACTCCGGCGCAGGAAATGATTTTTTGATTTTAAATAATCTGGATAACAAATATTCCGATTATTTAAAAATAGTTTTGGAGTTAATGTCACAGACTGAATATTCAAAATTTGACGGTGTGATTTTTATCGAAAAGAGCAGCATTGCCGATTTTAAAATGAATTATTATAATCGTGATGGAACTACTAACTCTCTTTGCGGTAACGGGCTTAGATGCACCGGTCAGTATGTTAAGGACAATTCTTTCACAAATAAAAATGAGCTCACGGTTGAATCTGTTGGTAATATTTATAAATTAGCTTTTCTTGATAACGGGTTGGTATCTACTTATTTTCCTTCGCCAAAAGTTATAAATCCTGAAATAAATTTAAAAATTAATCTTGATAAGTGGCATCAGGATTTAAAATGTTCATATGTCGATTGCGGTTCACCGCATATTGTAATTTTCGTTGAAGACCTGAATATTAATAACAAAAAAATCACTTCACTTGATGAAATTGATGTTATAAATTTCGGAAGATATTTGCGTTATCATAAAGATTTAATGCCTGAAGGAGCAAATGTTAATTTTGTAAAAATTATTTCTGTTGAGGATGGCTTAGTTGAATCCCGCGTTTACGAAAGGGGAGTTGAAGATGAAACTCTGGCAAGCGGTACCGGCTCAATATCTGTGGGAATTACCTGTTTTATAACGAAAGGGATTAATCCTCCAATTAACATAAAGACGCGTTTAGGTGAAACATTAATCGTCGATTTTGAATTTATTGAGGATAAAATATCGAAGATTATTTTAACAGGAAAAGCTCAGAGGATTAAAAATAAGTAA
- a CDS encoding TPM domain-containing protein — protein MKKNYLKDFLAEEDFEKISSCIAEVEKKTSGEIRVCIKRKRGLFENGKDTRELAIKEFAGQEMHKTIDKTGVMIFILLDEHKFEIIADEGINSKISRDKWDVITTAMSTEFAHGKFAEGICDAVESIGLTLILEFPRKSDDKDELSNEIIVK, from the coding sequence TTGAAAAAAAATTATCTTAAAGACTTTTTAGCTGAAGAAGATTTTGAAAAAATCTCTTCCTGTATTGCCGAAGTTGAGAAAAAAACTTCAGGTGAAATTCGTGTCTGCATAAAGCGTAAACGCGGACTTTTTGAAAACGGAAAAGACACACGCGAACTCGCGATAAAAGAATTTGCGGGGCAGGAAATGCATAAAACCATTGATAAGACCGGTGTGATGATTTTCATACTTCTTGATGAACATAAATTTGAAATCATTGCTGATGAAGGTATTAACTCAAAAATATCCCGGGATAAATGGGATGTAATTACAACTGCGATGAGCACAGAATTTGCTCACGGTAAATTTGCCGAAGGAATCTGCGATGCAGTTGAATCTATAGGGCTCACTTTAATTCTTGAATTTCCTCGAAAATCAGATGATAAAGACGAACTTTCAAATGAAATTATTGTAAAATAA
- a CDS encoding DUF2569 family protein — protein MPNKKPNYPVQTIEILADTYGGNSKCGQCKKRKTLSSEELNQKFFICEKCGIKNYINQQTDYTGLDGWLLIFYLLNIFLLIRNIFNLDNYIINYERVFNKFDDTTSHTIIFWLLIVNIILRLFLSIIYFTKDKLIPSLFKIYCIIDIIISFIITVNYSLIIDSMGLKDNMEYEDKKSLMFLFFFCRASLDLIFFLYLTFSKRVKSTFTKHKKFLHPLY, from the coding sequence GTGCCGAATAAAAAACCTAATTATCCCGTACAGACAATAGAAATACTTGCTGATACATATGGCGGCAATTCTAAATGCGGACAATGTAAAAAAAGAAAAACCCTTTCCAGTGAAGAACTAAATCAAAAGTTTTTTATTTGTGAAAAATGTGGGATTAAAAATTACATAAACCAGCAAACAGATTATACCGGACTTGACGGATGGTTACTTATTTTTTATCTCTTAAATATTTTCTTATTGATACGAAATATTTTCAATTTAGACAATTATATAATCAACTATGAAAGAGTTTTTAACAAATTTGATGACACCACCTCACATACCATTATATTCTGGTTACTAATCGTTAACATAATATTACGGCTTTTCCTTTCAATTATTTATTTTACTAAAGATAAACTTATTCCATCTTTATTTAAAATCTACTGTATAATTGATATAATTATTTCATTCATAATCACAGTTAATTATTCATTGATAATTGATAGTATGGGATTAAAAGATAATATGGAATATGAAGATAAAAAGAGTTTAATGTTTTTATTTTTTTTCTGCCGTGCATCACTTGATTTAATATTCTTCCTGTATCTTACTTTTTCCAAAAGAGTAAAATCTACTTTCACAAAACACAAAAAATTTCTCCATCCTTTGTACTAA
- a CDS encoding HAMP domain-containing sensor histidine kinase yields the protein MNKFRSFNIKIALFLVGVVIAIFLLIYTQSIVKKIQNREKQIAGLYAKSLEYLANDESENVEYDFIFNEVILQIDFPVIATDKDHRTVVFMKNVDLDSAKKLSKNDTLYLLGMAKEMDEINSPIKVAIQDTIILNVVHFGESNLVRALKALPYVEILIAVLFLLLGYIGFSYIKKNEQSNIWVGLSRETAHQLGTPLTSLMGWLEMLKNAKPKTEELSEITKEISNDLDKLNKIAGRFSKIGSQPVLEKENLKNLIQKVSDYFEKRIPSLKAPDGQIVKKVKIEINSPDNVEVKVNKDLFEWVIENLMKNSLDAMNKPTGIIKFNVSKNGKEICIDVSDNGKGIDMKNKKDVFRPGYSTKLRGWGLGLSLSKRIIEDYHGGKLNLIESAPGGGATFRIKLDTD from the coding sequence ATGAATAAATTCAGGTCATTTAATATTAAGATTGCGTTATTTTTGGTGGGGGTCGTAATCGCGATTTTCCTCCTTATATATACGCAAAGTATTGTTAAAAAAATTCAGAACCGCGAAAAGCAGATTGCAGGGCTTTATGCAAAATCACTTGAGTATCTTGCAAACGATGAAAGTGAAAATGTCGAGTATGATTTTATATTCAACGAAGTAATTCTGCAAATCGACTTCCCTGTTATTGCTACAGATAAAGACCACAGGACCGTAGTATTTATGAAAAATGTGGATTTGGATTCAGCGAAAAAATTATCAAAAAATGATACCCTTTATCTGCTTGGAATGGCAAAAGAAATGGATGAAATTAACAGCCCGATAAAAGTTGCAATTCAGGATACAATAATTTTAAACGTTGTGCATTTTGGCGAATCGAATTTAGTTCGCGCATTGAAAGCTCTGCCCTATGTAGAGATTTTAATTGCAGTTTTATTTCTATTACTCGGTTACATCGGATTTTCATACATTAAGAAAAACGAACAAAGCAATATATGGGTTGGACTATCGCGTGAAACTGCGCATCAGCTTGGAACACCACTGACGTCATTGATGGGATGGCTTGAGATGCTGAAAAACGCGAAACCAAAAACCGAAGAGCTTTCTGAAATCACAAAAGAAATCAGCAACGATTTAGACAAGCTTAACAAGATTGCGGGAAGGTTCTCAAAAATCGGTTCACAGCCGGTTCTTGAAAAAGAAAATCTTAAAAATCTGATTCAGAAAGTCAGTGATTATTTTGAAAAAAGGATTCCATCGCTCAAAGCTCCTGACGGACAGATTGTCAAAAAAGTAAAAATTGAAATTAACTCTCCTGATAATGTTGAAGTAAAAGTAAATAAAGATTTATTCGAATGGGTAATTGAAAATTTAATGAAGAACTCGCTTGATGCAATGAATAAACCTACAGGTATAATAAAATTTAATGTTTCAAAGAACGGAAAAGAAATTTGCATCGATGTTTCCGACAATGGTAAAGGTATTGATATGAAAAACAAGAAAGACGTGTTCAGACCGGGATATTCAACAAAGCTGAGAGGATGGGGATTGGGGTTGAGCTTATCGAAGAGAATCATTGAAGATTATCATGGGGGCAAGCTTAATTTGATTGAATCAGCTCCCGGCGGCGGTGCAACATTCAGGATTAAATTAGATACCGACTAA
- a CDS encoding biopolymer transporter ExbD: protein MLKKARSTKKPGINIDMTPLVDVIMLLLTFFMLTATFKAAESEAVEVSLPKSINTDSTRLPETDIMIITLTKEGDVFLDVDNYKVRQTVFGDPFAIGMYHPDSTTTSEVLETGKVGNKEFKRTIKVMNRAQFEKAMSDMRVTLLNLTEGKQDFRIVVKGDKDTDFGVVQDLMASLKETKNTRFALVTDLKSETIQ, encoded by the coding sequence ATGTTAAAGAAAGCAAGAAGTACAAAGAAACCCGGCATTAACATCGACATGACACCGCTTGTGGACGTTATCATGCTTTTGCTCACGTTCTTTATGTTGACGGCAACATTTAAGGCGGCAGAATCCGAAGCTGTGGAAGTTTCCCTCCCGAAATCGATAAATACAGATTCCACACGTCTTCCGGAAACGGACATTATGATAATTACACTAACAAAAGAAGGCGATGTTTTTCTGGATGTAGATAACTATAAAGTCCGTCAGACGGTATTTGGCGACCCGTTTGCAATCGGAATGTATCATCCGGATTCAACAACGACAAGTGAAGTATTGGAAACCGGGAAAGTCGGTAACAAGGAATTCAAGCGAACTATAAAAGTGATGAACAGGGCACAGTTTGAAAAAGCTATGTCTGATATGAGGGTCACACTTTTGAACTTAACAGAGGGCAAGCAGGATTTCAGAATCGTTGTAAAAGGTGATAAGGATACTGACTTTGGAGTTGTTCAGGATTTAATGGCTTCACTGAAAGAAACAAAGAATACAAGATTTGCACTGGTTACGGATTTGAAATCCGAAACCATACAATAA